In Physeter macrocephalus isolate SW-GA chromosome 2, ASM283717v5, whole genome shotgun sequence, a single window of DNA contains:
- the MCM6 gene encoding DNA replication licensing factor MCM6 isoform X1, which yields MDLAAAAEPGAGSQHLEVRDEVAEKCQKLFLDFLEEFQNSDGEIKYLQLAEELIRPERNTLVVSFLDLEQFNQQLSTTIQEEFYRVYPYLCRALKTFVKDRKEIPLAKDFYVAFQDLPTRHKIRELNSSRIGLLTRISGQVVRTHPVHPELVSGTFLCLDCQTVIKDVEQQFRYTQPNICRNPVCANRRRFLLDTNKSRFVDFQKVRIQETQAELPRGSIPRSLEVILRAEAVESAQAGDKCDFTGTLIVVPDVSKLSIPGARAETNYRVSGVDGYETEGIQGLRALGVRDLSYRLVFLACCVAPTNPRFGGKELRDEEQTAESIKNQMTVKEWEKVFEMSQDKNLYHNLCTSLFPTIHGNDEVKRGVLLMLFGGVPKTTGEGTSLRGDINVCIVGDPSTAKSQFLKHVEEFSPRAVYTSGKASSAAGLTAAVVRDEESHEFVIEAGALMLADNGVCCIDEFDKMEVRDQVAIHEAMEQQTISITKAGVKATLNARTSILAAANPISGHYDRSKSLKQNINLSAPIMSRFDLFFILVDECNEVTDYAIARRIVDLHSRIEDSIDRVYSLDDIRRYLLFARQFKPKISKESEDFIVEQYKRLRQRDGSGVTKSSWRITVRQLESMIRLSEAMARMHCCDEVQPKHVKEAFRLLNKSIIRVETPDVNLDQDEDAQMEVDEGPDGIHGHADSPAPVNGINGHTEDMNQDSVPKASLRLGFSEYCRISNLIVLHLRKMEEEEDESALKRSELVNWYLKEIESEIDSEEELINKKKIIEKVIYRLTHYDHVLIELTQAGLKGSTEGSESYGEDPYLVVNPNYLLED from the exons ATTCCAGAACAGCGATGGAGAAATTAAGTACTTGCAGTTAGCTGAGGAGTTAATTCGTCCCGAGAGAAACACATTGGTTGTGAGTTTTTTGGACCTGGAGCAATTTAACCAGCAACTTTCTACCACCATTCAAGAGGAGTTCTATAG agtttACCCTTATCTATGTCGCGCCTTGAAAACCTTTGTCAAAGACCGTAAAGAGATCCCTCTTGCCAAGGATTTTTATGTTGCATTCCAAGATCTTCCTACCAGACACAA AATTCGAGAACTCAACTCATCCAGAATTGGTTTGCTCACTCGCATCAGTGGGCAGGTGGTACGGACTCACCCAGTTCATCCAGAGCTTGTGAGTGGAACTTTCCTGTGCTTGGACTGTCAGACAGTGATCAAGGATGTAGAACAGCAATTCAGATACACACAGCCAAACATCTGCCGAAATCCAGTTTGTGCCAACAGAAGGAGATTCCTGCTGGATACAAATAAATCGAGATTCGTTGATTTTCAGAAG GTTCGTATTCAAGAGACTCAAGCTGAGCTTCCTCGAGGGAGTATCCCCCGCAGTTTAGAAGTGATCTTGAGGGCTGAAGCTGTGGAGTCAGCTCAAGCTGGTGACAAGTGTGACTTTACAGGGACGCTGATTGTTGTGCCTGATGTGTCTAAGCTTAGCATACCAG GAGCACGTGCAGAAACTAATTACCGTGTCAGTGGTGTTGATGGATATGAAACAGAAGGCATTCAAGGGCTCCGGGCACTTGGTGTTAGGGATCTTTCATACAGGCTGGTCTTTCTTGCCTGCTGTGTTGCACCAACCAACCCGAGG TTTGGAGGAAAAGAGCTCCGAGATGAGGAACAGACAGCTGAGAGCATTAAGAACCAAATGACTGTGAAGGAGTGGGAGAAAGTGTTTGAAATGAGTCAAGATAAAAATCTATACCACAATCTTTGTACAAGCCTGTTCCCTACTATACATG GCAATGACGAAGTAAAACGGGGTGTCTTGCTGATGCTCTTTGGTGGTGTTCCAAAGACAACAGGGGAAGGAACCTCTCTTCGAGGGGACATAAATGTTTGCATTGTTGGTGACCCAAGTACAGCTAAGAGCCAGTTTCTCAA GCACGTGGAGGAATTCAGTCCCAGAGCTGTCTATACCAGTGGCAAAGCATCCAGTGCTGCTGGCTTAACAGCAGCTGTTGTGAGAGATGAAGAATCTCATGAGTTTGTCATTGAGGCTGGAGCTTTGATGCTGGCTGATAAT GGTGTATGTTGTATTGATGAATTTGATAAGATGGAGGTGCGGGATCAAGTTGCTATTCACGAAGCTATGGAACAGCAGACCATCTCCATCACTAAAGCAGGAGTGAAG GCTACTCTAAATGCCAGGACATCCATTTTGGCAGCAGCAAACCCAATCAGTGGACACTATGACAGATCAAAATCATTGAAACAGAATATAAACTTGTCAGCTCCTATCATGTCCCGATTTGATCTCTTCTTTATACTTGTGGATGAATGTAATGAG GTTACAGATTATGCTATCGCCAGGCGAATAGTAGACTTGCATTCAAGAATTGAAGATTCAATTGATCGTGTGTATTCCCTTGATGATATCAGGAGGTATCTTCTTTTTGCAAGACAGTTTAAACCCAAG ATTTCTAAAGAGTCAGAGGACTTCATTGTGGAACAGTATAAACGCCTCCGCCAGAGGGATGGTTCTGGAGTAACCAAGTCTTCATGGAGGATTACAGTACGACAGCTTGAGAGCATGATCCGTCTCTCTGAAGCAATGGCTCGGATGCACTGCTGTGATGAG GTCCAGCCTAAACATGTGAAGGAAGCTTTCAGGTTACTGAATAAATCAATCATCCGTGTAGAAACACCTGATGTCAATCTAGATCAAGACGAAGATGCCCAGATGGAGGTAGATGAGGGCCCAGATGGCATCcatg GTCATGCTGATAGCCCTGCTCCTGTGAATGGAATTAACGGCCACACTGAAGACATGAACCAAGATTCTGTTCCGAAAGCCTCCTTAAGGCTGGGCTTCTCCGAATACTGCCGAATCTCTAACCTTATTGTGCTTCACCTCAGAAAGATGGAAGAAG aaGAGGATGAGTCGGCATTAAAGAGGAGTGAGCTTGTTAATTGGTACTTGAAGGAAATCGAATCAGAAATAGATTCTGAAGAGGAgctgataaataaaaagaaaatcatagagaAAGTCATTTATCGACTCACCCACTAT GATCATGTTCTAATTGAGCTCACCCAAGCTGGATTGAAAGGCTCCACAGAAGGAAGTGAGAGCTATGGAGAAGATCCCTACTTAGTAGTTAACCCTAACTACTTGCTTGAAGATTGA
- the MCM6 gene encoding DNA replication licensing factor MCM6 isoform X2 translates to MDLAAAAEPGAGSQHLEVRDEVAEKCQKLFLDFLEEFQNSDGEIKYLQLAEELIRPERNTLVVSFLDLEQFNQQLSTTIQEEFYRVYPYLCRALKTFVKDRKEIPLAKDFYVAFQDLPTRHKIRELNSSRIGLLTRISGQVVRTHPVHPELVRIQETQAELPRGSIPRSLEVILRAEAVESAQAGDKCDFTGTLIVVPDVSKLSIPGARAETNYRVSGVDGYETEGIQGLRALGVRDLSYRLVFLACCVAPTNPRFGGKELRDEEQTAESIKNQMTVKEWEKVFEMSQDKNLYHNLCTSLFPTIHGNDEVKRGVLLMLFGGVPKTTGEGTSLRGDINVCIVGDPSTAKSQFLKHVEEFSPRAVYTSGKASSAAGLTAAVVRDEESHEFVIEAGALMLADNGVCCIDEFDKMEVRDQVAIHEAMEQQTISITKAGVKATLNARTSILAAANPISGHYDRSKSLKQNINLSAPIMSRFDLFFILVDECNEVTDYAIARRIVDLHSRIEDSIDRVYSLDDIRRYLLFARQFKPKISKESEDFIVEQYKRLRQRDGSGVTKSSWRITVRQLESMIRLSEAMARMHCCDEVQPKHVKEAFRLLNKSIIRVETPDVNLDQDEDAQMEVDEGPDGIHGHADSPAPVNGINGHTEDMNQDSVPKASLRLGFSEYCRISNLIVLHLRKMEEEEDESALKRSELVNWYLKEIESEIDSEEELINKKKIIEKVIYRLTHYDHVLIELTQAGLKGSTEGSESYGEDPYLVVNPNYLLED, encoded by the exons ATTCCAGAACAGCGATGGAGAAATTAAGTACTTGCAGTTAGCTGAGGAGTTAATTCGTCCCGAGAGAAACACATTGGTTGTGAGTTTTTTGGACCTGGAGCAATTTAACCAGCAACTTTCTACCACCATTCAAGAGGAGTTCTATAG agtttACCCTTATCTATGTCGCGCCTTGAAAACCTTTGTCAAAGACCGTAAAGAGATCCCTCTTGCCAAGGATTTTTATGTTGCATTCCAAGATCTTCCTACCAGACACAA AATTCGAGAACTCAACTCATCCAGAATTGGTTTGCTCACTCGCATCAGTGGGCAGGTGGTACGGACTCACCCAGTTCATCCAGAGCTT GTTCGTATTCAAGAGACTCAAGCTGAGCTTCCTCGAGGGAGTATCCCCCGCAGTTTAGAAGTGATCTTGAGGGCTGAAGCTGTGGAGTCAGCTCAAGCTGGTGACAAGTGTGACTTTACAGGGACGCTGATTGTTGTGCCTGATGTGTCTAAGCTTAGCATACCAG GAGCACGTGCAGAAACTAATTACCGTGTCAGTGGTGTTGATGGATATGAAACAGAAGGCATTCAAGGGCTCCGGGCACTTGGTGTTAGGGATCTTTCATACAGGCTGGTCTTTCTTGCCTGCTGTGTTGCACCAACCAACCCGAGG TTTGGAGGAAAAGAGCTCCGAGATGAGGAACAGACAGCTGAGAGCATTAAGAACCAAATGACTGTGAAGGAGTGGGAGAAAGTGTTTGAAATGAGTCAAGATAAAAATCTATACCACAATCTTTGTACAAGCCTGTTCCCTACTATACATG GCAATGACGAAGTAAAACGGGGTGTCTTGCTGATGCTCTTTGGTGGTGTTCCAAAGACAACAGGGGAAGGAACCTCTCTTCGAGGGGACATAAATGTTTGCATTGTTGGTGACCCAAGTACAGCTAAGAGCCAGTTTCTCAA GCACGTGGAGGAATTCAGTCCCAGAGCTGTCTATACCAGTGGCAAAGCATCCAGTGCTGCTGGCTTAACAGCAGCTGTTGTGAGAGATGAAGAATCTCATGAGTTTGTCATTGAGGCTGGAGCTTTGATGCTGGCTGATAAT GGTGTATGTTGTATTGATGAATTTGATAAGATGGAGGTGCGGGATCAAGTTGCTATTCACGAAGCTATGGAACAGCAGACCATCTCCATCACTAAAGCAGGAGTGAAG GCTACTCTAAATGCCAGGACATCCATTTTGGCAGCAGCAAACCCAATCAGTGGACACTATGACAGATCAAAATCATTGAAACAGAATATAAACTTGTCAGCTCCTATCATGTCCCGATTTGATCTCTTCTTTATACTTGTGGATGAATGTAATGAG GTTACAGATTATGCTATCGCCAGGCGAATAGTAGACTTGCATTCAAGAATTGAAGATTCAATTGATCGTGTGTATTCCCTTGATGATATCAGGAGGTATCTTCTTTTTGCAAGACAGTTTAAACCCAAG ATTTCTAAAGAGTCAGAGGACTTCATTGTGGAACAGTATAAACGCCTCCGCCAGAGGGATGGTTCTGGAGTAACCAAGTCTTCATGGAGGATTACAGTACGACAGCTTGAGAGCATGATCCGTCTCTCTGAAGCAATGGCTCGGATGCACTGCTGTGATGAG GTCCAGCCTAAACATGTGAAGGAAGCTTTCAGGTTACTGAATAAATCAATCATCCGTGTAGAAACACCTGATGTCAATCTAGATCAAGACGAAGATGCCCAGATGGAGGTAGATGAGGGCCCAGATGGCATCcatg GTCATGCTGATAGCCCTGCTCCTGTGAATGGAATTAACGGCCACACTGAAGACATGAACCAAGATTCTGTTCCGAAAGCCTCCTTAAGGCTGGGCTTCTCCGAATACTGCCGAATCTCTAACCTTATTGTGCTTCACCTCAGAAAGATGGAAGAAG aaGAGGATGAGTCGGCATTAAAGAGGAGTGAGCTTGTTAATTGGTACTTGAAGGAAATCGAATCAGAAATAGATTCTGAAGAGGAgctgataaataaaaagaaaatcatagagaAAGTCATTTATCGACTCACCCACTAT GATCATGTTCTAATTGAGCTCACCCAAGCTGGATTGAAAGGCTCCACAGAAGGAAGTGAGAGCTATGGAGAAGATCCCTACTTAGTAGTTAACCCTAACTACTTGCTTGAAGATTGA